In Tenacibaculum pacificus, a single window of DNA contains:
- a CDS encoding alpha-ketoacid dehydrogenase subunit alpha/beta has translation MMQKTEIANTEQISFEDFKNDVLNDYRIARLSRECSLLGRREVLTGKAKFGIFGDGKEVPQLAMAKAFKNGDFRSGYYRDQTFMMAIDELSPQQFFAGLYGHNNIEIEPMSAGRQMGGHFATHSLDEDGKWKNLTTQKNSSSDISPTAGQMPRLLGLAQASKIYRNVKSLENFTNFSDKGNEVSWGTIGNASTSEGLFFETINAAGVLQVPMVMSVWDDEYGISVHAKHQTTKESISEILKGFQKENDTKGYEIFVVNGWDYVQLMDVYNKAGKIAREQHIPVLIHVKELTQPQGHSTSGSHERYKSTERLQWEEDFDCITQMRKWVLEFELQDENGNILKLIDSEEELLDIEKQAKKQVSQAKRDAWTVYTNEIKAEVTIAVTLLDVIAKKSNNGSFITKYRNDLASVTEPIRKDILIATRKSLRYLKDEDFIEKKTLQKFIKDIIDNAAVNFSTHLVSETTFSPQKIVSEAPKYTPKKNLVDARVIMRDNFDAIFNKYPEALIFGEDAGYIGDVNQGLEGLQEKYGELRVSDTGIREATILGQGIGMAMRGLRPIAEIQYLDYLLYALQIMSDDLATLRYRTFGKQKAPLIVRTRGHRLEGIWHSGSPMGGIINNVRGIHVLVPRNMTKAAGFYNTLLEGDDPALVIECLNGYRLKEELPTNLGEFKTPIGVVETIKEGTDITVISYGSTLRIVSEVAKELTQVGIDIEIIDAQSLLPFDLNHDTVKSIAKTNRLLVIDEDVPGGASAYLLQEIIENQNGYKYLDSKPQTLTAKAHRPAYGTDGDYFSKPSAEDIFEKIYAIMSEANPNKYKSLY, from the coding sequence ATGATGCAAAAAACTGAAATAGCTAATACTGAACAAATTTCTTTTGAAGATTTTAAAAATGATGTTTTAAATGATTACCGAATTGCTCGCTTAAGTAGAGAGTGTAGTTTATTAGGACGTAGAGAAGTTTTAACTGGTAAAGCTAAATTCGGAATTTTTGGTGATGGTAAAGAAGTTCCACAATTAGCTATGGCAAAAGCCTTTAAAAATGGAGATTTTAGATCAGGATATTATCGAGATCAAACATTTATGATGGCTATTGATGAATTAAGTCCTCAACAATTTTTTGCAGGGTTATATGGGCACAATAATATTGAAATTGAACCGATGTCAGCTGGTCGACAAATGGGAGGTCATTTTGCAACACATTCGTTAGATGAAGATGGTAAATGGAAAAACTTAACTACTCAAAAAAATTCATCTTCAGATATTTCTCCTACTGCAGGACAGATGCCTCGTTTATTAGGTTTAGCACAGGCTTCTAAAATTTATAGAAACGTAAAATCTTTAGAAAATTTCACTAATTTTTCTGATAAAGGAAACGAAGTTTCTTGGGGTACTATCGGAAATGCAAGTACTTCCGAAGGCTTATTTTTTGAAACAATAAATGCTGCTGGTGTTTTACAAGTACCAATGGTGATGAGTGTTTGGGATGATGAATACGGTATTTCGGTACACGCAAAACATCAAACAACAAAAGAAAGTATTTCTGAAATTTTAAAAGGATTTCAAAAAGAAAATGATACTAAAGGTTATGAAATTTTCGTAGTTAATGGTTGGGATTATGTTCAATTAATGGATGTTTATAATAAGGCAGGTAAAATTGCAAGAGAACAACATATACCTGTATTAATACACGTAAAAGAATTAACACAACCACAAGGACACTCAACATCAGGATCACATGAACGTTATAAATCTACCGAACGTTTACAATGGGAAGAAGATTTTGATTGCATAACTCAAATGAGAAAGTGGGTTTTAGAGTTTGAATTACAAGATGAAAATGGAAATATTTTAAAACTTATTGATTCCGAAGAAGAATTACTTGATATTGAAAAACAAGCAAAAAAACAAGTAAGTCAAGCAAAAAGAGATGCTTGGACTGTTTATACAAATGAAATAAAAGCCGAAGTTACTATCGCTGTTACTTTATTAGATGTAATCGCTAAAAAAAGTAATAATGGCTCATTTATCACCAAATATAGAAATGATTTAGCAAGCGTTACTGAACCTATTAGAAAAGATATTTTAATTGCTACTCGTAAAAGTTTACGTTATTTAAAAGATGAAGATTTTATAGAAAAGAAAACGCTTCAAAAGTTTATTAAAGATATTATTGATAATGCAGCTGTAAATTTCTCAACACATTTAGTCAGTGAAACAACATTTTCTCCTCAAAAAATAGTTTCAGAAGCACCTAAATATACTCCTAAAAAAAACTTAGTAGATGCACGTGTTATTATGCGTGATAATTTTGATGCCATTTTTAATAAATATCCTGAAGCTTTAATTTTTGGTGAAGACGCTGGTTATATTGGTGATGTAAATCAAGGTTTAGAAGGTTTACAAGAAAAATATGGCGAATTAAGAGTCTCAGACACAGGAATTCGTGAAGCTACTATTTTAGGGCAAGGTATTGGAATGGCAATGCGTGGTTTGCGCCCAATTGCTGAAATTCAATATTTAGATTATTTATTATATGCCTTGCAAATAATGAGTGACGATTTGGCAACTCTTCGTTACCGTACTTTTGGAAAGCAAAAAGCGCCGTTAATTGTCAGAACTCGAGGACATCGTTTAGAAGGTATTTGGCATTCAGGTTCGCCAATGGGTGGAATTATAAATAATGTTCGTGGAATTCATGTATTAGTTCCTAGAAATATGACCAAAGCTGCTGGTTTTTATAATACTTTATTAGAAGGAGATGATCCAGCTTTAGTAATAGAATGCTTAAATGGATATCGTTTAAAAGAAGAATTACCAACCAATTTAGGCGAATTTAAAACTCCGATTGGTGTTGTTGAAACTATCAAAGAAGGAACAGATATTACGGTAATTTCTTACGGTTCTACTTTACGAATTGTAAGTGAAGTTGCCAAAGAATTAACTCAAGTTGGTATTGATATTGAAATTATTGATGCACAGAGTTTATTACCTTTTGATTTAAATCATGATACCGTAAAATCTATCGCTAAAACAAATCGTTTATTGGTAATTGATGAAGATGTTCCTGGAGGAGCTTCTGCTTATTTATTACAAGAAATTATAGAAAACCAAAACGGATACAAATATTTAGATAGCAAACCACAAACTTTAACTGCAAAAGCTCACAGACCAGCTTATGGTACTGATGGAGATTATTTTTCAAAACCATCTGCTGAAGATATTTTCGAAAAAATATATGCTATTATGAGCGAAGCTAATCCTAATAAATATAAGAGTTTATACTAA
- a CDS encoding gluzincin family metallopeptidase: MYCYTLTAQTNSIEIKAKLDVTKNQLYIQQKTVFYNNSSDNLKSVFLHNWANSFKNNDTPLGKRFIEDYSKNFHFAKEKDRGNTKIYSVNANYKHVSLKKIKADIIEVVLNKTLKPKDSVLISATYIVKIPSAKFTRYGKTQNGYHLRFWHITPAVYNKKWHLMSNLNIDDLYENPTNYIINIDIPKKYTLESNLYQHKTTLKTHTNYYLVGNRKKDIIIHIDSINNFTSFKTKNKEIKTDTYLRNIPHQTTSKIINKQIDFIEGYLGKHPHTEIFVDASTVTKNSLHEIYRLPHWLNPFPTNFKWEINFFKALTRKYIEDILLLDKRSDYWLTDGLETFLMMKYIKEYYPEVTVLGKYSKYWPLKTYNISKLKQLDKYAFVYQFNTRKFNDQALNTPSDSLSNFNRKIVNKYKAGLGLLYLQDFIGGDTLVKSIQEFYAKNQLKISTTQQFQEILQKNTSKNLDWFFDEYIKTTKKIDYKITKVKSTKNNDSLEVIIKNKRNFTSPIALYGIQKKEIKFKKWVTGIDSVKTIKIKKGNFDKLALNFENTYPEYNYLNNFRKVNNHLINKPLQFRFFKDIENPYYNQLFYYPSFNYNLYDGAILGVKINNKSFLKKNFEFSIKPNYSTKSNNLTGSYSFSYNHFIKNANIYKIGYGFSGSSFHYAPKLKYTVFTPSISVTFKQNTFRKNGFKVLVAKLISVDKEVEINKQEQDKYNVLSIRYIYSNSDAINNTTHAINTELHSKFSKITTDFRYRKFFTEEKSYQIRFFGGYFFYNKSEGNYYSFALNNGADYLFEQNLFGRSESQGLFSQQFIVNQGGFKSNFKEPQFSNKFITAVNTSVNIFNKTEIYNDFAILINKNSSPKYYYENGIRLNFLPNIFEFYFPIYTNEGFEITKEAYPTKIRFVITTSVDRIYNFIRRSFL, from the coding sequence TTGTACTGTTATACACTAACAGCACAAACAAATTCTATTGAAATAAAGGCAAAATTAGACGTAACAAAAAATCAGCTTTATATTCAACAAAAAACTGTTTTCTATAATAATTCATCAGATAATCTGAAATCTGTTTTCCTTCACAATTGGGCAAACAGCTTTAAAAATAATGATACTCCTTTAGGAAAACGTTTTATCGAAGATTACTCAAAAAATTTTCATTTTGCAAAAGAAAAAGATAGAGGAAATACTAAAATTTACAGTGTCAATGCAAATTACAAGCACGTTTCATTAAAAAAAATAAAAGCAGATATTATTGAAGTAGTTTTAAATAAAACACTAAAACCTAAAGATAGTGTACTAATTTCAGCTACTTATATTGTAAAGATTCCGAGTGCAAAATTTACACGATACGGAAAAACACAAAATGGATATCATTTGCGTTTTTGGCACATTACTCCTGCTGTTTATAACAAAAAATGGCATTTAATGAGTAATTTAAATATTGATGATTTATATGAAAACCCAACCAACTACATCATAAATATTGATATTCCTAAAAAATACACGCTTGAAAGTAATTTATATCAGCATAAAACAACACTAAAAACGCACACTAATTATTATTTAGTTGGTAATCGAAAAAAAGATATTATTATTCATATCGACTCGATTAATAACTTCACTTCTTTTAAAACAAAAAATAAAGAAATAAAAACTGATACTTATTTAAGAAATATTCCTCATCAAACAACATCAAAAATTATCAATAAACAAATTGATTTTATTGAAGGTTATTTAGGAAAACATCCACATACCGAAATATTTGTTGATGCAAGTACTGTTACTAAAAACTCACTTCATGAAATTTATAGACTTCCACATTGGTTAAATCCATTTCCTACCAATTTTAAATGGGAAATCAACTTTTTTAAGGCGCTTACCAGAAAATATATCGAAGATATTTTACTATTAGATAAACGAAGTGATTATTGGCTAACCGATGGTTTAGAAACTTTTTTAATGATGAAATATATAAAAGAATACTATCCTGAAGTTACTGTTTTAGGAAAATATTCTAAATACTGGCCTTTAAAAACATATAATATTTCTAAGTTAAAACAATTAGATAAATATGCTTTTGTTTATCAATTTAATACCCGTAAATTTAATGATCAAGCATTAAATACTCCTTCGGATTCTCTTTCAAATTTCAATCGAAAAATTGTTAATAAATACAAAGCTGGTTTAGGTTTATTATATCTTCAAGATTTTATAGGTGGAGATACTTTAGTTAAATCGATACAAGAGTTTTACGCAAAAAATCAATTAAAAATAAGTACAACGCAACAGTTTCAAGAGATACTTCAAAAAAACACCTCTAAAAATTTAGATTGGTTTTTTGATGAATACATCAAAACAACTAAGAAGATTGATTACAAAATTACTAAAGTAAAAAGTACTAAAAATAATGATTCACTAGAAGTCATCATTAAAAATAAAAGAAATTTCACATCTCCTATTGCCCTATATGGAATACAAAAAAAAGAAATAAAATTTAAAAAATGGGTTACAGGAATAGATTCTGTAAAAACAATTAAAATCAAAAAAGGTAATTTTGATAAGCTTGCTTTAAATTTTGAAAACACCTATCCTGAATATAATTATTTAAATAATTTCAGAAAAGTAAACAATCATTTAATTAATAAACCCTTACAATTTCGTTTTTTTAAAGATATAGAAAACCCTTATTACAATCAATTATTTTACTATCCATCTTTTAATTATAACTTATATGATGGTGCTATATTAGGAGTAAAAATCAATAATAAATCATTTCTTAAAAAGAATTTTGAATTTAGCATTAAACCAAATTATAGTACAAAAAGTAATAATTTAACAGGTTCTTATTCTTTTTCATATAATCATTTTATAAAAAACGCTAATATTTACAAAATAGGTTATGGCTTTAGTGGAAGTAGTTTTCATTATGCTCCAAAACTTAAATATACTGTTTTTACACCTTCTATAAGTGTTACTTTTAAGCAAAATACATTTCGTAAAAATGGATTTAAAGTATTGGTTGCAAAATTAATTAGTGTAGATAAAGAAGTTGAAATTAACAAACAAGAACAAGATAAATACAATGTTTTAAGTATTAGATATATTTACTCAAATTCTGATGCAATTAATAATACCACTCATGCTATTAATACCGAACTTCACTCTAAGTTTAGTAAAATTACAACCGATTTTCGATATCGTAAATTTTTTACTGAAGAAAAAAGCTATCAAATAAGGTTTTTTGGAGGATATTTTTTTTACAATAAATCTGAAGGAAATTACTATAGTTTTGCTTTAAATAATGGTGCTGATTATTTGTTTGAACAAAACTTATTTGGTCGTTCAGAAAGCCAAGGACTTTTTAGCCAACAATTTATAGTTAATCAAGGTGGATTTAAATCTAATTTTAAAGAACCTCAATTTTCTAATAAATTCATTACTGCTGTAAATACAAGTGTTAATATTTTTAATAAAACTGAAATTTATAATGATTTTGCTATATTGATAAATAAAAATAGTTCGCCAAAATATTATTATGAAAACGGTATACGCCTAAATTTTCTTCCAAATATTTTTGAATTTTACTTTCCTATTTACACAAACGAAGGCTTTGAAATAACGAAAGAAGCCTATCCTACAAAAATTAGATTTGTAATTACAACGAGTGTTGATAGAATTTATAACTTTATAAGAAGAAGTTTCTTATAG
- a CDS encoding LOG family protein yields the protein MNPNDDRKIKEKLQPKTWNEIKTNDSWAIFKIMAEFVEGYEKLSKIGPCVSIFGSARTKPDHKYYKLAEEVAYKLTQNGFGVITGGGPGIMEAGNKGANRGKGVSVGLNIDLPFEQHDNPWIDQGKSLDFDYFFVRKVMFVKYSQGFVVMPGGFGTMDELFEAITLIQTNKIGRFPIVLVGKKFWGGLLDWIKNTLLEEGNISEKDLNLFRVVDTADEAIDHLNKFYAKHQLKPNF from the coding sequence ATGAATCCAAATGATGATAGAAAAATAAAAGAAAAATTACAACCAAAAACTTGGAACGAGATAAAAACAAACGATTCGTGGGCTATTTTTAAAATAATGGCTGAATTTGTTGAAGGATATGAAAAATTAAGTAAAATTGGTCCTTGTGTATCTATTTTTGGTTCAGCTAGAACAAAACCAGATCATAAATACTATAAACTTGCCGAAGAGGTTGCTTATAAATTAACTCAAAATGGTTTTGGTGTAATTACTGGTGGAGGACCTGGAATTATGGAAGCTGGTAACAAAGGTGCAAACCGTGGTAAAGGTGTTTCTGTTGGTTTAAATATTGATTTACCTTTTGAACAACACGATAATCCTTGGATTGATCAAGGTAAAAGTTTAGATTTCGATTACTTTTTTGTTCGTAAAGTAATGTTTGTAAAATATTCGCAAGGTTTTGTTGTTATGCCTGGAGGTTTTGGAACTATGGATGAATTATTTGAAGCAATCACCTTAATTCAAACTAATAAAATTGGTCGTTTTCCTATTGTTTTAGTCGGAAAAAAATTCTGGGGTGGTTTATTAGATTGGATTAAAAACACCTTATTAGAAGAAGGAAATATCAGTGAAAAAGATTTAAATTTATTTAGAGTTGTTGATACTGCCGATGAAGCAATTGATCATTTAAATAAGTTTTATGCGAAGCATCAATTAAAGCCAAATTTCTAA